From the Serratia nematodiphila DZ0503SBS1 genome, one window contains:
- a CDS encoding prepilin peptidase: MFLSLLWPALFFTALLSAGAVAFTLITRLERMAAGRASPPKLRRRSLLLTAFGLALTALPFDLPAAHRLWLPPAAALLIALAWLDWRHRWLPDRLTQPLLWGGMLCNLDARWATLGDAVIGAAAGYGGLWLLNALYRQVRRRNGIGQGDFKLLAALGAWLGWTMLPLLVCLAAMFGLGMALTRGRRNRRAWRTRQPFGIALAAAGWLLLLMDAGQNAPALFG, encoded by the coding sequence ATGTTTCTTTCCTTACTGTGGCCCGCGCTGTTTTTCACCGCGCTGCTGTCGGCAGGTGCGGTCGCCTTCACGCTCATCACCCGGTTGGAGCGAATGGCGGCCGGGCGCGCCAGCCCACCGAAATTGCGCCGCCGTAGCCTGCTGCTGACGGCCTTCGGTTTGGCGTTGACGGCGCTGCCCTTCGACCTGCCGGCAGCACACCGGCTGTGGTTACCGCCGGCCGCGGCGTTGCTGATCGCCCTGGCCTGGCTAGACTGGCGCCACCGGTGGCTGCCGGACCGGTTAACCCAGCCGCTGCTGTGGGGCGGGATGCTGTGCAATCTTGATGCTCGCTGGGCGACGCTGGGCGACGCGGTTATCGGCGCCGCCGCCGGCTACGGGGGTTTGTGGCTGCTCAATGCGCTTTATCGGCAGGTGCGGCGGCGTAACGGCATCGGCCAGGGTGATTTCAAACTGCTGGCGGCGCTGGGCGCCTGGCTCGGTTGGACGATGCTGCCGCTGCTGGTCTGTCTGGCGGCCATGTTCGGATTAGGCATGGCATTGACGCGCGGCCGCCGCAACCGCCGCGCCTGGCGAACGCGGCAACCTTTCGGCATCGCCTTGGCGGCCGCCGGCTGGCTGTTGCTCTTGATGGACGCCGGCCAGAATGCGCCGGCGTTATTCGGTTAG